The DNA window TCGTCGCGGGTCTCGTAGTCCTTCACGCGGACGACGAACGTGGGGATGCCGGCGCGTTCGGCTCGGCGCAGGCCCTCGATGTCGGTACGGTCGGCGCCGACGGCAACGATGCGGGCGCCGTACGACGCGTCACCCGTGGCGTCCAGCAGGGCCTGCAGGTTCGTGCCCGAACCGGACACGAGGACGACGAGGCGGGCGCTCAGCGTGGGCTCCTTGGGACTGCTCTGAAACTTCGGCGGGACCGCGGTGCGTTGAAGTGCGGGACCGTCGGCCACGATAGCGGGAGCCGAAATCGATCACGGACACAGGATGAGGAGACCGGCGTGAGCGACGAACGTGCGGGAGGCGACCCCGCACCGATCCCGTCCGAGGGCACCTCGGCGCCCCCGGACGCGAACCGGGTGTTCGGACAGGCGCCGCCGTCGCATCCATTCAGTGCTCCGGCCGGCGGCCCTGGCGGCGACGGGCCGCCGCCAGTGAAGTTGTCGGAAGCGGACGACCGCAAGCTGCGCATCCGCGCGCGGCTGGCCGTCATCTTCGGCGCGGGCGCGTTGATCTTCGCCGTGCTCGCGTTCCCGCTCGGCCTGATCCTCGGCGTCGCGGCGATCGTGCTCGGTGCGCTGGCCCGCCGGAGCGCGCGCCCTGCTCGGGTGCGCGCTCCGGGAGCGGTGCCAGGCATCGTGCTCGGCATCGTCGCGACGGTCTTCGCCAGCTTCGTCGCGGTGACCGCCGCGGTGTTCTGGGACGAGGTGAGCGAGTACTACACCTGCATGGAGGGGGCGAACACCCGCACCTCGCAGGAGGGCTGCCAGGAGACGATGCGGAAGCGGCTCACTGAGCGCTTGGAAGCGGACGGTAGCGCAGGCTGACGGTCTGGTCCTGGGACGTGTAGACCCCGGTCCGCTCCCACTGGAGCCGCACCAGCTCCTCGCTCTCGAACAGCCGCACGCCGGTGCCGATCATCACCGGCAGGAGATGGATGATCAGCTCGTCGATCAGGCCTTGCCGCGCGGCCTGATGGGCGAGGTCGCCGCCGAAGATCTCGAGGTTCTTCCCGTTCGCGGCCTCCAGCCCGATCCGGACGGCCTCCTCCAGGCTGCAGTCGAGGAACGTGA is part of the Tenggerimyces flavus genome and encodes:
- a CDS encoding DUF4190 domain-containing protein, with product MSDERAGGDPAPIPSEGTSAPPDANRVFGQAPPSHPFSAPAGGPGGDGPPPVKLSEADDRKLRIRARLAVIFGAGALIFAVLAFPLGLILGVAAIVLGALARRSARPARVRAPGAVPGIVLGIVATVFASFVAVTAAVFWDEVSEYYTCMEGANTRTSQEGCQETMRKRLTERLEADGSAG
- a CDS encoding dihydrofolate reductase family protein, translated to MGKVLWHRSTSLDGFIAGPNHEMDWMGTYTHDTDLVNEVIATTGAILSGRRAYDWGSKLFPGETAKQAYGGAWNGPVFVLTHHPEDTVPEEGLTFLDCSLEEAVRIGLEAANGKNLEIFGGDLAHQAARQGLIDELIIHLLPVMIGTGVRLFESEELVRLQWERTGVYTSQDQTVSLRYRPLPSAQ